A portion of the Mytilus galloprovincialis chromosome 12, xbMytGall1.hap1.1, whole genome shotgun sequence genome contains these proteins:
- the LOC143054942 gene encoding uncharacterized protein LOC143054942: MKTKSEVFSRFLSLNIGTERIVKLRRLVFNKYIKCIMFHYANIPLDVIGSKSEGLDMSGSDTDIICRLDVTALEKGYSSNDTKCIWKYDSLNKDIHPGYVMLETDTNEIVSSHEILKNVLQYEMNDPLAKEQHGPAITRTSLSEDHDYVIGVQSEYWPKIAIEWIHRKRNYGWPSQEMINSIVQKGCYIVPIGSSRSHTVDDDWRLSFCLAEKELVETFNHTQLLVYGVLKVIQKEIIDTNNVQPLLCSYFLKTVIFWVVEETSFSFWTPQNILCCLHLCVERLLQFVINKNCPNYFVKGNNMFRKRFNASQKEVLVQKLWVLKIKTLNRFPYYIMKQNLNIDMLDHLINQKEELNIFRLLFMIGRLCRNMACTILSKILPINKSVLSTVKKVPILRKEFDSMLCHFIASDNKTIGNKKRYKLLYLQMKLLTENSTNNLVSGKAWLASCFYMQGKYHECLQVTDIVSDNLYVCMFHNGQKIMKTDLFKNVLNCVSDATEIRYFSSYDIIIPFKSSLLVKEISEEFSTQLLQINNKYKYSTFNICPRLYIYFLRCLCYFRLGDTQRYENEYEKMKSVCDTYCGSFSPMHNTNAFFLKIIFNKIRHNITFDQQNSFDASRVIIKHTTELDFTIDDISENEENINEHFFSTGLSSKYINDIMSVGGEP, from the coding sequence atgaaaacaaaatcggAAGTGTTTTCCCGTTTTCTTAGTCTTAACATTGGTACTGAGAGAATAGTGAAACTACGTAGACttgttttcaataaatatataaagtgtATAATGTTTCATTACGCAAACATACCACTAGATGTAATCGGTAGTAAATCTGAAGGTCTAGATATGTCTGGGAGTGATACAGATATAATATGCCGACTAGATGTTACAGCACTTGAAAAAGGGTACTCATCAAatgatacaaaatgtatttgGAAATATGATTCAttgaataaagatatacatcCTGGATATGTGATGTTGGAAACTGACACCAATGAAATTGTTTCAAGTCATGAAATTCTTAAAAACGTCCTACAATATGAAATGAATGACCCGTTAGCGAAGGAACAGCACGGACCTGCTATAACGCGGACATCTTTAAGCGAAGACCATGATTATGTTATTGGAGTACAAAGTGAATATTGGCCAAAAATTGCAATAGAATGGATACATCGTAAAAGGAATTATGGATGGCCTTCCCAAGAAATGATTAATTCGATAGTACAGAAAGGCTGTTACATCGTTCCTATAGGGAGTAGCAGAAGTCATACAGTGGATGATGACTGGAGATTATCGTTTTGTTTAGCTGAAAAAGAGCTTGTAGAAACTTTTAATCATACTCAATTATTAGTTTATGGGGTTCTTAAAGTAATTCAAAAAGAGATAATAGACACGAATAATGTTCAACCATTACTTTGTTCCTACTTTTTAAAAACGGTGATATTCTGGGTAGTTGAAGAAACCAGTTTTTCATTTTGGACTCCTCAGAATATTCTTTGTTGTTTACATCTCTGTGTAGAACGACTGTTACAGTTTGTAATTAAcaaaaattgtccaaattattttgtaaaaggtAATAACATGTTTCGCAAAAGATTTAATGCCTCTCAAAAAGAAGTGCTGGTGCAGAAGTTATGGGTGCTGAAAATTAAAACCTTGAACAGATTTCCGTACTACATCATGAAACAAAATCTAAATATAGATATGTTAGATCATCTGATAAATCAAAAGGAAGAATTAAACATATTTCGTTTACTTTTTATGATAGGTAGACTATGTAGGAATATGGCGTGTACCATTTTGTCTAAAATATTACCTATTAACAAATCTGTTTTATCAACTGTGAAAAAAGTTCCTATCTTAAGAAAAGAATTTGATTCAATGTTGTGCCATTTTATCGCCTCCGATAATAAAACCATTGGAAACAAAAAACGATACAAACTACTTTATTTGCAAATGAAATTGTTAACTGAAAACTCAACAAATAACCTTGTATCCGGGAAAGCATGGTTAGCCTCATGTTTTTATATGCAGGGAAAATACCACGAATGTTTGCAAGTAACTGATATAGTGTCGGACaatttgtatgtgtgtatgtttcATAACggacaaaaaataatgaaaacggATTTATTCAAAAATGTACTTAACTGTGTAAGCGATGCCACTGAAATTAGGTATTTTTCATCTTACGATATAATAATACCGTTTAAATCGTCCTTACTCGTAAAAGAAATATCAGAAGAattttcaacacaattattacaAATCAACAATAAGTACAAATATTCGACGTTTAATATTTGTCCAAGACTTTACATTTACTTCCTAAGATGTTTATGCTATTTTAGACTTGGAGACACTCAAAgatatgaaaatgaatatgaaaaaatgaaGTCCGTATGTGATACGTATTGTGGAAGTTTTAGCCCCATGCACAACACAAAtgctttttttctcaaaattatcTTCAATAAGATACGGCATAACATTACATTTGACCAACAAAACAGTTTTGATGCTTCTAGAGTTATAATAAAACACACGACGGAGCTTGATTTCACTATTGATGATATTTCTGAAAATGAGGAGAACATAAATGAACATTTCTTTTCAACAGGATTGAGTTCTAAATATATCAACGATATCATGTCAGTCGGAGGTGAACCTTAA